The DNA segment GTGGTCAAAGAATGAAACCCATgggtaggggtgggaataggtcagGCCAGACCAGACTTTAAAAGGTctgagcctagcctacgatGAATTTTTGAGGTCTGAGTCAGGCCTATAGCCTAacaaaggcttttattttgacTCGGCCTAACCTTTTTAAAAACCTAACCTAATAGCCTTTTATATTTGTGCTTTGGAGtaggaacgtaataggaaaAAAGCTAATGGAAAAGGAAACGTTAACCAGAATATGaaagccaataaaaataatgagtaatataaagggacacatgactcacacttaaattttacttgattataggaatGGAAGTTATGGAgcctagtttaaaaaaaattaattgtatccaaaaaataatataagtataaattggtatccaaaaaataatataaatatatatatataggctgacctatcaggcttataagaCTTTTTAACAAGCCTAAGTCtcgtctatttaatttaataggcttttaaaaaagtctgagtctaaccttttaattaaataaatcagtTCAAATCAGATTTTATGTAAGTCAAATCGTAGGTCGGCCTGACCTATTCCCGCCTCTACCCGTGCGGATAATACTGATACCTGGATCTGACTTCATTTTCACAATTAATTATCAGTTATCACACAAAATTCGTACAATTCATCAAATAGTAACACTAACAATAGTTTTCTCAAGTTGAAAATGAGTTTTCTCTCGTCAATAAATGCATGCCCGTTTTCTACGTTTTTTGATGACGTGCATGCCCGTTTACTaacccaaagaaaaaaaaaatgcatgccaTTATCCATCAACATCAAGCCTTCACCTAATCCAGTGTTTTGATAGCCGAATCATATATATTTCCACTGGTTATAAAATTAAGGCATGTAAGGTGTAATAGATACAGTAATTAATGTgatagaaaattaagaaaatgtgaaaatatataaataaatgggcttatatgaataataatgaaaatattaaaatatgttttttttctcataaatataaaaatatttaaaattcattattataaattttttaattcaaaacagATTTGGGATATCCAAAGTCACATGTATTACTTTTTTTACATCGATTAGATAAATaagcaatataaaaaatatcacatttaGATTGTTATGTTATGTTTAGTCTTGAATATATGTTTAGATTAAAAagtaataagttttaattttgtgagaataaaaaaattactcaaaattttatagagataaattttaaatatttttgaggaagaaaaaattattttagattcaAGTCTTTGTTTGTCATTGTCATGTGAATCTTATTTCTTCCCAAAAGTTTCCACAATGAATCACTATTGAATTATAGCTAGACCTTACTCAGCAACATTCCGGGAAATTGAAGGAAGGGAAGAATTACcgaaaagaaaagaatcatAACTTTGAactcaaaaaaaatttagtagaaACTTTCTAAGTAGTACGTTTTTGGTTGTTAGCAGGGCACCTGCATGTATATCTAttcttgtgacaccctctacccctcacatatatattaataaaggaataaaaattcaaatattaattaaaagtatttttaaaacatttttaaatacaagcttttcaaatggataaaaggctcacattcactttcttctacatcatattcaaacttgtccaaataaataataaagtcatctcgactaaaagaaaatcatataagtctcatacaattaatatagaacctatatcctaatgtcacatcctatcagagcgtggtgttcccgtgtcctctagcatgaggtttttcatagtcatccacctattcatctgctcccccgaacacaagttcaagatcatcacaggatccaaacacaacaacacacagggagtgagttatcacattcctagctaatagagaaacaagacaattaaatatacatattatataaatgagataccacttgcttaaacatagctcacgtaacttcaccacttcatcattcaaaattcacttttcaattatcaatcacattacacaagaatcccacacttcgatcaagatataataacacatcaattagcaagcatatgcaatagttatgctaagactcaatcctatatgcaatgtggtaccatgtcagtgaaaaaccaccctggggcgcttaggagtacataacaagacacaccacacaatgggtttgtccggtcactctcactaagtaagatcatagggagaccagtcagggtcacgatgttttgcgagaatgctccaaccatatgagatcagaataggcttaaaggagcactcaaacccggtgacccccaaggcctacactccgaagagtccgtcagggcctctccctcctgattcaggtccaacccctaaaataatttttgcatgcagacactgctcatgaattatacaatacccacgaccttacactcgtgttttaaacacgttcaacacaatcgCACTATGATTTAACACTggctcctaaataggaaacctacattttctctttaacactgtgcatcaacgcttttctcaagataacactggtcgggttattgtacaattcatagcttacaacacaagtaatttcacatcaagtgttaactacacacttatccacaactagaactcattcacaatttcacttctcatagTGTGATAattcaccatcacatgtttacacgtatctcacaaattaacacatgttcaactttacacttatactcaatctcaataacaatattataatctcaaagcaacatattcttctacaattcatcacatactcacaatttgaatcatcatttcatatcctcaatataacaatttatataaaacactatcacaacattaggactaaaaccccttaactaatattacacaattatatcaaaatcataggtcgaaatatacaaatatcaagagcacaatttatcaagcaattttcattaggacatcaatattttatttataatcataaaggaaaaatttcaatttaataaacatctcaaaataaaaccccaatttaatcctctaaggatccctacacatgttctcactaatccccaactgtgaataactcatcccttacctctgagcggactcacgtgtcttcagccagggatagcaacatctctagcggttccctgaaattctttcagttattcctccaactgttccgatagaattcccaaacgtcagagagacggagaagagattgaaacctccacttatactgtcttcatgcgattcctttttctccatccacgaatattatctcgcaaatcccaacggtggaagcgtgaggaattgaatttcgaacaacatatccaaatttcacaataatccaacggttaacgaaaccgggatcatagttttaccaagacagctctgggtttctgcgggaaagaaaaaagctacaatgcgaagggtgtttctctcaattcagacatgatatcgatattcccaacggtgagaatgctcggaattgtgttgcaaacatgatactcaaatttcacgacgatccaacggtgaacgggtttgagatcgtcgtttttctgagactggtttggtgggctgcgggaaaaagaaagggttttgagaggagaaggggaaaaacgaaaatgaggccaaaaggaggtagctgacttaacataactatttatacctaggatactcagcctattatttactctatatttatttatttattttactaaaaaggtttttaaatttatttacgaaaaattgggatgttacaattctcaccataattttttatcagaaaaaatGCACAAGTTTGCTTTTCTGCTTTGGTTTATCAGCATGCATGTAATTATACATGGGAACATTGCAGCTAATGAGAGTTCAGATGATAAGGGCATAATAGGAGCTATTTTAGATAAGAGTTCTCGCATTGGCCAAGAGCATGCAGTGGCTATGAAGCTGGCATTGGaagatttttatcaaaaaagcATTCAGAGTTTTTCTCTGCATATAAGAAACTCTCAAGGGGATCCTCTTTTGGCAGCTATTGCAGGTCTATCTCTCATTCTTTGTCTCTCCTACtgttctaaataattcatatataatataattgcaTCAGTGAGTAATATATATCCCTGAACCCTGACGTCTCTGAAGTCTTAACCTTACAATGATATGACctttcaaaatcatataaacTGTTCAGTCTATCATATAATCAACAGTACTGCATCCCTTGGTATATAGGTGATCATTCATTAACAGATTAACAAATAGAATATAGCATCAACTTACCAttgcttcatgatttacattttgTTCAACATCTCCAGTAGTAAAAAGTCATAATTTGACTATCAAAAGTTTCAatgcttttttttctaaaacatttTAGTGCCTTGCCTTTATGGCCAATAATATACTGTCATATGCTTGAATAGAGtcgaaaagaggaaaaaatagataagttaattaaataaaataaaaaacttgaatAGACATGGTGTGACTCTTCTCTTCTTACAATGGAATGTTTTGTTTGGCAGCTAAAGATCTCATTGATAATCAAAAGGTGCAAGCCATCATTGGACCACAGACATGGGCAGAGACATCTTTAGTGGCTGAAATCAGTAGCCAAAAGAGGATACCTTTCCTTTCTCTAGCAGAAGCAACTCCAGAATGGGCAATGAAGAAGTGGCATTTCCTGCTGCAATCCTCACCTAGCCAAATAATGCAGATGAAAGCTATTGCTGAAATTGTAAAGTCTTGGAAACTCTATAATATTACTATGATATATGAAGATGGAGACTCATCATCCACTAAAATTTTATCTCAACTCTCTGAAGCTCTTACAAAATTTGGGACAGAATTAAGCAATGCTATAGCAATCCCACCTCTAGTTTCTTCTTCATTGTCCCAACAACTTGAGAAACTAAgagaaggacaatgtagagtcATTATTGTCCATTTATCCTTTCCTTTGGCACTAAACCTCTTTGAAACTGCAAAAAGAATGAATATTATGGGGGAAGGTAATGTATGGATTACTACTGgttcctttacaagccttgttCATTCCTTGAATGCATCCACTATCTCCAATATGCAAGGGGTTATTGGAGTCAAGAGCTATATCCCAAAACTATTTCCCCAGTATGCTGACTTCTACCGTAGATTTCGGAAAAAATTTAGCTCGGAGAATTTTGAAGAGTTTAATTATGAGCCTGGGATCTTTGCAGCCGAAGCTTATGATGCTGCAAGGATTGTGGTTGATGCAATGAGGGAAACCAACCAAATAGGGGGTCAACTTTTGCTAGATAAGATTATGCTTAGTAATTTTACTGGCTTAAGTGGAAAAATTCAGTTTACTAAACATGGAAGAGCTCCGGCACATacttttaaaatcattaatttgatAGGGAGGAGCTACAGGGAAATTGGTTTCTGGTCAGATGGACTTGGTTTCTCAAAATATTTAGATGAAAAGGCTTCTTATAGTTCTTCGGTGAAGGAATTAGGAAAAGTTGTTAATCCAACATGTGCCATACGACTGAGAATTGGTGTCCCTTCCATGTCAAACGTCAAACAGTATGCCGAAGTTATTCAAGATCTTTCTCAAAATGTTCCTTCCTTCAACTTCAAGGGATTTTCCATATGTCTTTTTGatgaaatagtaaaaaaattgccATACCGTCTGGAATATGATTATTTTGCCTTTAATGGTACATATGATGAGCTGGTGAAGCAAGTTTATTTGaaggtaagtgttttatttaTTACCCTTGTATGTTGTAGCTCACTTCAGTTTTTGCAAATCATTGATAATAAACTGCTATGAGGGAAAGACACTTCTAAATGATAACCATGTCATATTGCATCTGTGTCTGATACATATCTATGTTAGCTGTTATACAAATTAGAATACCTTACTTAGATAAGCTTGAATATTCTATGCAACATGACATGGTTATCTGACAAGCTATGAATATGCTTCATTCAACAATGCTTGATGCAGAACTATGATGCAGTTGTTGGTGATGTATCGATAGTGTCCACACGTTATGAATATGCTTCATTCACTCAGCCCTATACTGAAACCGGACTGATGATGATTGTTCCTATTAAATCAAAGACAGGTGATAGAACGTGGCTATTCATGAAACCTTTCACAAAGCGCATGTGGATTCTAATATTGTTCATCATTGTCTACAATGGTTTTGTTGTATGGATTATTGAAAGAAACCACCGCCCTGAACCGGAGGGGCCTATTCTGCAGCAAACCACAACTATGTTATTGTTGGCTTTCTGttctttgttctctttgaatggtaatttctttcTGCTGTGTTCATCTGTTGATCCATCTTATTTTCGCATCAAAGGCTCTCTAACTTCTATTTGAACTTTAGTTGAGGTTCATGGTGTAGCTAATATTACTTGACAAGAACTAACTACAGCAAAAGCTTAATTATTCGttgaagaataattttaggtgtTAAGAAGAGAGTTTTTACAAGATTATATATGCAAAACCTCTGCCATCATtttatccagaaaaaaaattaagaatagggacaaaaataatcaaactCCTGATTATTTGGTGGTTGTGACTAACTATTAACTAACGAGTAACCGTAACAACTACAACTACCTCATGTAACATAACTTTCGCTTAATCTGCTGACACAGGGGACAGATTGCATAGCAATTTATCAAGGGTGGCAATGGTTGTATGGTTTTTGGTGGCTCTAATCATTTCACAGATTTACACTGCTAGCCTTGCCAGCATGTTGACTGTTGAACGGTCTGAACCAACTGTAGACAGCATTCAGCAGCTAAAGAACAACAATGCCATTGTAGGATGTGATAGAGGATCCTACTTGCAAAGATATCTGCAGGATGCATTGGGCATCAATGCCAATAAAATCAAGCCATTTAACTCTATGGAGAGCCTTGCCTATGCGCTAAGAAACAAAGAAATAGCAGCTGTCTTCCTTGATGTTCCGCAGGCAAAAATTTTCCTTGCAAAGCACTGCAAAGGGTTTGTTCAAGCAATGCCTacatacaaaattggaggatATGGATTTGTATTGCTTCAgcatttctttcacttttttcctATATTAGTTTGAATATTTCTATTGCTATATGCACAACCAGACAAAAGATTAAGAAAGCATTAAAAACTTAGATGCAATTCTTTGGATGCTATTGTTGTTGTTCTCCGATCAAAATTGGAGTTTCACCTTTGTAATCCACGTAATAATGGTTCACATGAAAGATTAACATAATCAAGATGAAACTCTAATTCTGTAATTACCGTAAAGCGGCAAAAGCACCTGATGAACTACATCTAAGTTTTGGCCGTTACTTTTATGTATCATGAGTTTTAATTGGCTGTACCTATAGGCATTTGTCATGCAAAAATTACTCTTTATTTATAGCTCCTCAACTAGAACCGAGTTTATGTTTACTCAGCTGCAATGTCTTTGCAGGTATTTCCAAGGGGATCTCCATTGCTTCATAGTGTAAACCAAGCCCTATTGAACATATCTGAAAGTGGCACACTACGTGATCTAGAAAACAGAATGCTTGCATCAGAGAAATGTATAGACATAATTGACCCAGATGCAAAATATACTAGTCTCAGCCCTACCAGCTTCATGGTGCCCTTCTTCTTAACTGGGGGCACTTCAACAATTGCACtcttaatttacatattttcgGCGAATTATTTATGTCATGGACAGAGAACAATGTGGGGACTAATGATGGCTGTAATTAAACGTTGAAGATCTTATAAGAGACTGTTTTCAAGAGCCCACAATGTTGCAGAAAGTCCTTTAAACTCTTCCAGCATTTCTAATTTGCCAGCTTTAGCATAAACAAGAAGTTTATGTAGTATGGTACATCTAGGAATCAGAATAAGGAGCTTCAAATAAAGGTTCTGAACAAACCATTTGTAAATCTTGTGAACTTTAATGTGTAATCTCATGTAGAAATGGCACAATATTATTTGGACTATTATTAATGGGCTATGACTTGACAAAACGcaaaagttttgtttttaatttttctgattTCATCACAGAACAATAAAGGAAAAGTCATAAGGACAATTATTTTGTATCATAAGAGACAAaggaaagatttttttaaagtaaatgcTTCCAAAGTACTGAATATTTGCACGGGTCATTGATTTTACAGTAAATCTATAACAATACCATAACATTTTTAAGTgggaaacatagctccaaaagTTGACACATGAAACTTTTTTGGACAAATTTATGATATAGATAACAGTACTTTGAAGGGGTTAAAACAGTTTTATTACTTGAACATTAAAAAGTTGATGCGTATGTAATGAGAATCTATTACTTATGATTAAAAGAGACACTTTAAAGCTCATGTGTGCATGCCTCCCACCTTCTACTAGCCACCTTGAAAGCCTTAATCACAAGTTGACATATAAACAAGTCTAGGCAATGTGAAACTCTTACCTTTTGGATTACCATTAAAATACCACTTCTGCCAACATATGGTAAGCTTGGAAATTATGATAGTGttcattttaaacaaaaagaaaaaggctgAATACCTGTgccaaagagaaaaaagatgcaGGGGTGACTATAATCTTTCTAATGATACATGAATTGGAAGTACTAGCGATGGATGAAAATATATGATTAAGGGCATCTAGAGGTAAATGATTTCTAAAATTCTCATTCGGATATAAGCACAAAAGGTGGGAAGCAACATTCAAGTGTTAAATTTCCCAAACATAAAACTATTAAGTCCTACATTGCTTGCTTCAATTCTCGGGATGCAGCTTATAAATCTGTTGGACAATTTTATTTAGTATCAATTGGTTTTAAGCTGAAAACTAACATGATATTAGAGCCTATAGCCCATCTTGGTTCTCACCAATTCTAATAGGCTCGCTTGTTCGGGTAGACATCTATGGAGGGGGAGGTGATAGAACCCTAGTTTGCGAATCCAATTTTTAGCATCAACAAATTGGGTAACTTATTTGGGACTCTATGAAattgggaaaaataaaaaagaaacaagtggaaTTAGAAAAGGAGATGAGAAAACAACGTCACAGTCTTGTAAGATGTTTCACACCAGAAACACTTTCTTAATCTTAAATTTCATATGAAAGAAAACTGCAAATAAAGTGTTTAAGAAGTTTATTTATAACTCCTACTAATAATCCTAAATTAAGCCCAAGGCccaataactaatctaataattaaaagaattaaaaataacaataaaaaggtAACAATCCATTAGAAGTCAAAAAATGGgctcaaaatacaattaaaaatgaaaataaatcttattctaaAAGTTGGCTAAAATTTATGAGCTTCACTCCTCTTTTCTCCACGAGAGAATTTAGTCTCTCGTCAAACTTTTCTTGAAATCTCATACTGCTTGCTCAAGTGATTGGTTCATCTATGTGAAGCCTACTCAAGCAAAACTCTTCCTCCTTGAATAGTCATCTATCATTCCCTCATTCTTAAGAAGAATTCACCCTCGAATTGATGTCAAAAGGTATGTACATCACAAATAGTCAAGTTAGTAACATTAATAGTGTTGCTCACACCATAGTCTAGTGATAGATCAATTTTATATGCATTATAGTGGATGCGCTCTAAAACTTGAAAATGACCATATACCCTTTCTTAAAGTCTATATTTCCTTTTGGAAGTAAACCTATTCTTCCTCAAGTGAATCCAAACTCAATCACCCGGTTTGATAACCATTTTCTTTCTCCCCTTATTAGAATATCTAATATATTGTTCAACCTTTTTCTCAATTTGTGCTTTCACCTTCACATGCAAACTCTTAATAAAATTGGCTTTAAAAAGTCCATCCCTATCCATTATAACAAAAGTGTTAGGCAAGGGTAACAAATTAAGAGGGAACAATGAACTAGAACCATAAACTACCTCAAAAGGAGAATAAGAAGTAGTAGAGTTTACTACCATATTATAAGCAAATTCAGCGTGGGGTAGGCATTCCTCCTAAGCTTTCAAATTCTAACCTACCAAGCACCTTAAAAGTTGACATAGAGTTTGATTTACCAGAATGACGAGCATAACACATGGGCTTAAACTTTCTCTAACatcttttttttcatcaagCTCTCCACTTGTCTTTGGCTCTCTTTTGCCTCTTCCAGATTACTTCTATATGCTGGCCTATTTGGTATGGAAACTCCCGACATGAGATAAAATTGGTGTTCTATCCCTATCAAAGGAGGTAACCCATGAGGGGGGTCTTTGGGGAAGTCATCTCCAAACTTCTTCAATAATTCTTCCATACCTAGGGGAAAAGAACTAGCAATAGAAGACAAACAGTAATCATGAGGCATTAGTAAACACATAGGTTGACTAGTTAGCATCACTTTCTTcacctctttttctctcatgaaCAACctctatattttttctctcctcttgattttcatattttttttaaagtatcacTGTTTTTTATCtccacttttttctttcttttctctcatttcatgctctattttttcatcaattttatttttctcttcttttctctcttgttcttttttcactctcatttttatttgatcatcaCAAACCTCACTTGGAGACAAAGGTGTAAGGGtcacctttttttctttatgtacaaatgaaaatttgtttgtgaCACCATTATGGACAACATTCCTATACTACTGCCAAGGCCTTCCAAGTAAGAGATGGCTAGCCTCCATATGTACTACATCAAACAATATCTCATCAACATATTTTCCAATGGAGAAGCATATAAAAACTTGTTTATCTACAACTAGCTCCCCTTTCTCACTCAATCATTGTAGTTTGTAAGGTCTGTGGTGAGGGGAAGTTTTCAAAGCAagattttcaatcaatctttggcTAGCtacattggtgcaactacccCCATTAATaatcaaagataatattttCCCCATGACCATGCACCTAGTATGAAAAATGTTCTCCCTTTGAGTTTCATCTCGATCCTTACACACACTACCCATTAGCCTCCTAACCATCAAAAGATCACCTTCCAGAGGTTTAAATCACATTCACTTTCAC comes from the Glycine soja cultivar W05 chromosome 6, ASM419377v2, whole genome shotgun sequence genome and includes:
- the LOC114416806 gene encoding glutamate receptor 2.8-like → MHKFAFLLWFISMHVIIHGNIAANESSDDKGIIGAILDKSSRIGQEHAVAMKLALEDFYQKSIQSFSLHIRNSQGDPLLAAIAAKDLIDNQKVQAIIGPQTWAETSLVAEISSQKRIPFLSLAEATPEWAMKKWHFLLQSSPSQIMQMKAIAEIVKSWKLYNITMIYEDGDSSSTKILSQLSEALTKFGTELSNAIAIPPLVSSSLSQQLEKLREGQCRVIIVHLSFPLALNLFETAKRMNIMGEGNVWITTGSFTSLVHSLNASTISNMQGVIGVKSYIPKLFPQYADFYRRFRKKFSSENFEEFNYEPGIFAAEAYDAARIVVDAMRETNQIGGQLLLDKIMLSNFTGLSGKIQFTKHGRAPAHTFKIINLIGRSYREIGFWSDGLGFSKYLDEKASYSSSVKELGKVVNPTCAIRLRIGVPSMSNVKQYAEVIQDLSQNVPSFNFKGFSICLFDEIVKKLPYRLEYDYFAFNGTYDELVKQVYLKNYDAVVGDVSIVSTRYEYASFTQPYTETGLMMIVPIKSKTGDRTWLFMKPFTKRMWILILFIIVYNGFVVWIIERNHRPEPEGPILQQTTTMLLLAFCSLFSLNGDRLHSNLSRVAMVVWFLVALIISQIYTASLASMLTVERSEPTVDSIQQLKNNNAIVGCDRGSYLQRYLQDALGINANKIKPFNSMESLAYALRNKEIAAVFLDVPQAKIFLAKHCKGFVQAMPTYKIGGYGFVFPRGSPLLHSVNQALLNISESGTLRDLENRMLASEKCIDIIDPDAKYTSLSPTSFMVPFFLTGGTSTIALLIYIFSANYLCHGQRTMWGLMMAVIKR